The genomic segment TAGGATATACACAAATAAGATTTaacaataaatatatcttaaacaaagaaagaaaagaatttaaatgttataaattctATAGATATAGGGCATCTgtaattaaacaaagaaaacttacAGTAAAAGTAGTTACAGTTCTTTTGGTGCACAGATCCAGCCTCAAGTCCAGATTCTTTTCATGGAAAGATATGTCTGAGCATGTGACGAGTATAGACATGTTCAATCTAAAAGAATAATTAATTGGAGAAAAACACAAACCTCAGAACTTGATGATGAAGTTTAAATATCATCAACCTGTTTTCTTGTTACAAAATCTACTGTGATCAAGTATAGACTGCTCAACCTCGACTGAACTGAAGCaacaaaataaaagattaatCAAATAACCTATATCAAAAGTTAACATTACAAAACAGTGGTAGATTTCCCTTTTTCTGCTAGAATAAACATCATAGGTATGCAAACACTAAGACTAAATCCCTCTGAAAGACTTCGATTGGCAGAGAGAATTAAAACTGGAAACAACATATTCCATCATAAAAAGATCTATTTAAACTATTGAGAATAGTCACATTCACTCAAACTTCAGAATCATTTCGTAACAAAAAGTAATTTTAGTGTCCACATCATTATGTCAACATCACATGTTTAATTTATCTCAGTTTCTCCAAACATTTACTCATCAAAATAATTTGAAGCCCTGCATGGATTCTATGCTACATTACCCCCAATTAAATATGTGGAATTTCTAATAATAGGCACATCCTAGGTCAAAAATACATAGATAGAAAGATGTATAAATTACataagagagagagggagaaagcgAGAGAATACATTGTAGGCAAAGGAAGCTCTGGTTTGACTCTTGGTGCCATAGTTACAATGTTTGTCTTAGGACTAGTGGCTTTCCCTGTTGCTCCCGTTACCTTGTCTTTTTTCAGCTTTTTAACTGATGAGCCCTGCTTTCCTCCTCCTGCTGATCTTTTCTGAACACACGAGTTAATATTAAGCATCACAAGAGTGGATGCCAGATAAATATCCTATAACTAGATAGTCACAAACACAGTCTAAACAGAGGTTACACAGATATGGATAGTAAAATAAAACTTACAAAGTTTAACATAAAGCTTCATACGAACTTCATGCAAAGTAATGAACTAACATCAactgaaaataaaataagtaCAAAATTAACAAACCTCTTGGTGCACCTCCCTCCTTCAGTAATCTTTCCTCAGCATCCCTGTTAAAACAATATATGCtagttaaaaaaagaaaaagaaggaacaaTTGATGTTAATCTGCTATAACAAAGTCCAAGAAGATCATTCACAAGAAATCACACCTCAAGACCTCTGCAATTGTTTCATCATCAGGAGAAACTTCATGAGCCTTGATAAGATCAGAGACAGCATCCTAACAACAAGAATGTCCCCCAATGGTTAGCAGGGCAATTGCATAAACATCCTTCAGAAGACATTTATTATAAGCATTATTttctaaaacaatttttttattataagatCAGAACTGATAGATTGAAAATGAGAAAATACAAAAGCAATTTTAGATAACAAACAGTCCTCTAGCTTTGGTGCTATTATTATAAATGTCTTGATTATTAATCACAGTTGACTGATATATAGTATAATAGAAATCAAAAGGAAGACAACTCAATACCTCAGAACCTTCTTTTATGCATTCATCAAACTGCTTTGTTTTCAAGTAACAAAAATGGGGTATTCTTTCCCTTTTAAGTACTTTCTGATCTAAAAATAGGTTCCTgatctaaaatattatttttgcaaTTTTGTTAAACTAAACTGAGCGCCAAACAAATTAAATTTGGCACCATAGTTATTTACCTTCCATATGAACATGTAAAACGATGTTATTGCAGCTTTGCTGCTCAAATCAACCGACTTGGCATTAGTC from the Humulus lupulus chromosome X, drHumLupu1.1, whole genome shotgun sequence genome contains:
- the LOC133805171 gene encoding transcription initiation factor TFIID subunit 5-like, which produces MLNINSCVQKRSAGGGKQGSSVKKLKKDKVTGATGKATSPKTNIVTMAPRVKPELPLPTISVEVEQSILDHSRFCNKKTDISFHEKNLDLRLDLCTKRTVTTFTDDDLESLKFLINSARC